One genomic window of Columba livia isolate bColLiv1 breed racing homer chromosome 9, bColLiv1.pat.W.v2, whole genome shotgun sequence includes the following:
- the CRYGS gene encoding gamma-crystallin S: MSRAGTKVTFYEDKNFLGRYYECDSDCPDFHTYLSRCNSIRVDGGTWVAYERPNFSGNMYVLTHGEYPDYHQWMGLNDRLGSCKAVQIPSGGRGHIQLFEKGDFGGQMFEATEDCPSIMEKWHMREVHACRVLEGVWVFYEHPNYRGRQYLLTKGEYRKPVEWGAASPAVQSFRSIAE; encoded by the exons ATGTCCAGAGCTGGAACCAAG GTCACCTTCTATGAAGACAAGAATTTCCTAGGCCGTTACTATGAGTGCGACAGCGACTGCCCCGATTTTCACACCTACCTGAGCCGCTGCAACTCCATCCGGGTGGATGGAGGCACCTGGGTGGCCTATGAGAGACCCAACTTCTCTGGGAACATGTACGTTCTGACGCACGGCGAGTATCCTGACTACCACCAGTGGATGGGCCTCAACGACCGCCTCGGCTCCTGCAAAGCCGTCCAGATA CCAAGTGGAGGCCGGGGCCACATCCAACTCTTTGAGAAGGGTGATTTTGGCGGGCAGATGTTCGAAGCCACCGAAGACTGCCCTTCCATCATGGAGAAGTGGCACATGAGGGAGGTCCATGCCTGCAGGGTCCTGGAGGGCGTCTGGGTTTTCTACGAGCATCCCAACTACCGGGGCCGGCAGTACCTGCTCACCAAGGGTGAATACCGCAAGCCCGTGGAGTGGGGGGCGGCCAGTCCCGCCGTCCAGTCCTTCCGCAGCATCGCCGAGTGA